A genomic stretch from Cydia amplana chromosome 1, ilCydAmpl1.1, whole genome shotgun sequence includes:
- the LOC134654902 gene encoding pseudouridylate synthase 1 homolog codes for MTLLKLFVNTLRQNLPWLPNTGTQLRHITAMEVAPEPETDKFVPNKNRTRFRKRQWEDNTKANGTPEEKRDKPFERIKKKKMAMLLGYCGVDYYGMQRNPGVRTIEEDLLKALLEAKYISEEDFTAQQNTQFQRSSRTDKGVSASRQVVSLKLPLEVSVEEINKGLPECIRVFDVKRVTNKFNSKGKCNARTYSYTVPTFAFEPSLSIESGDERKRYRISADKMQHINSVLGYYKGTKCYHNFTEKKHFQDPSASRYMMGFSIDKVFVESDMEFAVLLVKGQSFMLHQIRKMIGLTIAVCRGLVDISIMDKVFGKEKVMIPTAPGLGLVLDKVHYDRYDTKFKDSHDSLTWTEVEDTVQKFTHEHIFPNIIKGEIQDESMATWLEKLKRHSYEPSDDAPVEKDGEKDDTDDEQDDDVAGDEENNTEEVKDKNEEASEKKNEVSENKDDKIEDNNSENVEEKCEDDKSEEKNSENVEEKSEVSQVSEEKNEVGEVGKKVIET; via the exons GCACTCAGCTCAGACACATAACTGCCATGGAAGTAGCCCCAGAGCCAGAGACAGATAAATTCGTGCCAAACAAGAACAGGACCAGGTTCAGAAAACGGCAATGGGAAGACAATACTAAAGCTAATGGGACGCCTGAGGAGAAAAGAGATAAGCCTTTTGAGAGAATCAAGAAGAAGAAAATGGCCATGCTCTTGGGCTATTGTGGAGTAGATTATTATGGTATGCAGAG GAATCCTGGCGTCAGAACAATAGAAGAAGACTTACTAAAGGCCCTGTTGGAAGCTAAATACATAAGTGAGGAGGACTTCACCGCCCAGCAAAATACTCAGTTCCAGAGGAGCTCCAGGACTGACAAGGGTGTCTCTGCTTCCAGGCAGGTTGTATCGCTGAAATTAC CTCTAGAAGTAAGTGTAGAAGAAATAAACAAAGGACTACCAGAATGCATCAGAGTGTTCGATGTAAAGAGAGTGACGAACAAATTCAACTCAAAAGGCAAGTGCAACGCACGGACATACAGCTATACTGTTCCCACATTCGCCTTTGAACCAAGCTTGAGTATAGAGAGTGGGGACGAGAGAAAGAGATACAGAATAAGTGCTGATAAAATGCAACATATTAATAGTGTTCTAGGGTACTATAAAGGGACAAAGTGCTATCAtaattttacagagaaaaa ACATTTTCAAGACCCTTCTGCGTCGAGGTACATGATGGGATTTAGCATAGACAAAGTTTTTGTCGAGTCCGATATGGAGTTTGCCGTTTTATTAGTTAAG GGGCAGAGTTTCATGTTGCATCAAATCCGAAAAATGATAGGTTTGACCATAGCAGTGTGCCGAGGGCTCGTTGACATCTCTATAATGGACAAAGTGTTTGGAAAGGAGAAGGTCATGATACCCACTGCTCCGGGCTTGGGTCTGGTTTTAGATAAG GTACATTACGATAGGTACGACACCAAATTCAAAGACAGCCACGACAGTCTAACATGGACTGAGGTAGAGGACACCGTCCAAAAGTTCACACACGAACACATATTCCCTAACATCATCAAGGGTGAGATACAGGACGAATCCATGGCTACCTGGCTGGAGAAATTGAAAAGACACTCTTATGAGCCTTCTGATGACGCGCCAGTTGAAAAAGACGGCGAGAAAGATGACACTGATGATGAGCAAGATGATGATGTAGCGGGAGATGAAGAAAATAATACCGAAGAAGTTAAAGATAAAAACGAAGAAGCTTCTGAGAAAAAAAATGAAGTCAGTGAAAATAAAGATGACAAGATTGAAGACAATAATAGTGAGAATGTTGAAGAAAAATGCGAAGATGACAAGAGTGAAGAAAAGAATAGTGAGAATGTTGAAGAAAAAAGCGAAGTTAGTCAAGTTAGTGAGGAAAAAAATGAAGTCGGTGAAGTAGGTAAAAAAGTTATTGAAACTTAG